ATATCGGCTCCATGCCAATTCGTTATTCTCCAGCGCAGCCTTTACGGCACATTGGGGTTCATCCAAATGAAGACAGTTGTTAAACTTACAATTGGATTTCAATTCAAAAAATTCTGGAAAATAATCCCCTATCTCGTCTTTTTCCATTTCCACAATCCCGAAACCACGAATTCCGGGAGTATCGATGATCCGGGCATCAAAAGAAAGGTCAAACATTTCGGCAAAGGTAGTTGTGTGCTGTCCCTGTAGGTGTTGCTCGGAAATTTTGGCCGTTTTTAGTTCAAGCCCAGGCTCCAATGCATTGATCAATGTGGATTTTCCCACTCCCGAATGCCCGGAGAACATACTCGTTTTTCCGACCATCATTTCTTTTACAGCTTTAACATTATCCCCCTCTTTGGCGGATAATGCTATGGTTGTATAGCCTATACTTTTATAGAGGTCCATCAAATACTCCACCTCCACTTTTTCGTCAGCATCATAACTATCCATTTTATTGAACAACAAAACGGCCGGGATGTCATAAGCTTCTGCGGTCACCAAAAATCGATCTATAAAGCTGGTAAAAGTCGTTGGATTGTTGAGGGTAACCATCAAAAATGCCTGATCCAAATTGGAAGCAATAATATGGACCTGCTTGGACAGGTTTACCGATTTACGGATAATATAGTTTTTGCGTTCCGAAATTGCAGTGATGATTCCATAGGTCTCGTCTCCATTGGTTTCCAATTCAAAGGTCACTTCATCCCCAACGGCCACCGGATTGGTACTTTTTATACCTTTAATTCGAAACTTACCTTTGATCCTGCAATCATAGAATTGTCCCTCCGTTGTTTTAACGGTGTACCAACTGCCCGTCGATTTATACACCAGTCCGTACATTACATCATATGTTGATAACAATTCATACAATAACAAAGAAACAACTTTCTTTTCTTACAAATTCCTGTTAACATTGGTGGCAAATTAAAATCAACACAAATCAATTATGAAAAAAATCCTTTTTTTGGCAGCCATCGCCATTGCAACATTTTTTGAAGGGAATGCCCAACAGTACAAAGTGATTACGAGTGTGGAGTCCATTGTACCCAACGGACTGGGACGTTCCAGGATTATCAACGCCCTTGAGGAAAAAGATTATAAGGAATATACTTCGGTACGTTCTGATGAAGACAATTCGAGAAATAAATCGGATAGAGGTGACATTAGGGTAAAGAATTTTGAAGAAACCAAACTTCTGAACTTCTACAATTTGGGCGGAATCCGCTTTCAAAATATCGCTGCAAACGACGCTATAATCACCAATA
The sequence above is a segment of the Muricauda sp. SCSIO 64092 genome. Coding sequences within it:
- the rsgA gene encoding ribosome small subunit-dependent GTPase A produces the protein MYGLVYKSTGSWYTVKTTEGQFYDCRIKGKFRIKGIKSTNPVAVGDEVTFELETNGDETYGIITAISERKNYIIRKSVNLSKQVHIIASNLDQAFLMVTLNNPTTFTSFIDRFLVTAEAYDIPAVLLFNKMDSYDADEKVEVEYLMDLYKSIGYTTIALSAKEGDNVKAVKEMMVGKTSMFSGHSGVGKSTLINALEPGLELKTAKISEQHLQGQHTTTFAEMFDLSFDARIIDTPGIRGFGIVEMEKDEIGDYFPEFFELKSNCKFNNCLHLDEPQCAVKAALENNELAWSRYRSYVQMLEEDVEENYRMDIYKEK